From a single Gemmatimonadota bacterium genomic region:
- a CDS encoding ATP-binding protein codes for MNAPRRFSIRSKVATAFAALALIPLLALTAVAAVSAVRTLRSSAEASLEYDLEIARLRAARSLRQVEQNLDFLVEAVLRDRLAGVADDGSADALASTFLRTDSTAILRVKAIDANGDLVFQTSILPGDGEEGGASGELFYLFQAEEAAPGQALYLPVELRSPGAPADPGVIPAIAIVEPLHEDGELIGVAVAEASLAALFEGLEYASPGLTGTTGLVDESGRFLYHSDRKNDWASLLAAQGSINLRTDFDEGAAQVILSGGAGTRRLPGGGIVGFRPLSGGDLRAPLLVLYRALAPGAVEASVRQFLLLTSLIVAGTLVLVLWVASMAAGQLTRPIYELRSAARSLARGEESKPFQFQTGDELEDLAQDFTRMADALQAQQQQLEELVADRTTALETTRAELAQVVAHAADAIIGLDIDSRIRFWNRGAETLFGFSEEEAIDHAVDDLIGVDVPWTELEFIRRTMEQGGTVTNLLTQRTPKDGVAFPVSLTQAPVMDPEGRMVGASLVVRDHRAQSRIEEQMRHSERLAAVSIMAAGLAHEINNPLAILQNRIELMQREADPESGFARDLEVLSAHVGRLRGITSDLLAFAREESSGTDQVHIDAVAQRLVDLLERTFVTQGIHLVSDIGPVPPVVGDERAIEAVLVNLLTNAAQATPDGGLVRLRMGHDAERGHVWVWVEDSGPGIPHELRDRIFEPFFTTKGGTGLGLTLCRTIVERHGGVLRVDPGFDEGTRFVLELPVRGGAT; via the coding sequence ATGAACGCACCACGTCGCTTCTCGATCCGCTCCAAGGTCGCCACCGCGTTCGCGGCGCTGGCGCTCATTCCGCTTCTGGCCCTGACCGCGGTGGCCGCCGTCTCGGCGGTGCGCACGCTGCGCAGCAGTGCCGAAGCGAGTCTGGAGTACGATCTGGAGATCGCGCGCCTGCGCGCGGCCCGCTCGCTCCGCCAGGTCGAGCAGAATCTCGACTTCCTGGTCGAGGCGGTGTTGCGCGACCGGTTGGCCGGCGTCGCGGATGATGGCTCCGCCGATGCATTGGCCTCCACGTTCCTGCGTACGGATTCGACGGCCATCCTCCGTGTGAAAGCGATCGACGCCAACGGAGACCTGGTGTTCCAGACGTCGATCCTGCCCGGGGATGGGGAGGAAGGAGGGGCGAGCGGCGAGCTGTTCTACCTCTTCCAGGCCGAGGAGGCAGCACCCGGGCAGGCTCTCTACCTGCCGGTCGAGCTCCGCTCACCGGGGGCTCCCGCAGATCCGGGTGTGATCCCGGCCATCGCCATCGTCGAACCGCTCCACGAGGACGGCGAGCTCATCGGAGTCGCGGTGGCGGAGGCCAGCCTCGCGGCTCTCTTCGAGGGGCTCGAGTACGCATCGCCCGGATTGACCGGTACGACGGGCCTCGTGGACGAGTCGGGGCGCTTCCTCTATCACTCCGACCGCAAGAACGACTGGGCCAGCCTGTTGGCCGCGCAGGGGTCCATCAATCTGCGTACCGACTTCGACGAGGGCGCCGCCCAGGTGATTCTCTCAGGAGGAGCGGGGACGCGACGTCTCCCGGGTGGAGGCATCGTCGGGTTCCGGCCTCTCTCGGGCGGGGACCTGCGCGCGCCGCTCCTCGTGCTCTATCGAGCGCTGGCGCCGGGGGCCGTAGAGGCGTCCGTTCGGCAGTTCCTCCTGCTCACCTCACTGATCGTGGCGGGGACACTGGTGCTGGTGTTGTGGGTCGCTTCCATGGCGGCCGGCCAGCTCACTCGGCCCATCTACGAGCTGCGGTCGGCCGCGCGCAGCCTGGCGCGGGGCGAGGAGAGCAAGCCCTTCCAGTTCCAGACCGGCGACGAGCTGGAAGACCTGGCTCAGGACTTCACTCGGATGGCCGACGCCCTGCAGGCGCAGCAGCAACAGCTGGAAGAGCTGGTCGCCGACCGCACCACGGCTTTGGAGACCACGCGGGCCGAGTTGGCCCAGGTGGTGGCCCACGCGGCCGACGCCATCATCGGGTTGGACATCGACAGCCGCATACGCTTCTGGAATCGTGGCGCGGAGACGCTGTTCGGCTTCTCCGAGGAAGAGGCGATCGACCACGCCGTAGACGATCTGATCGGCGTGGATGTGCCCTGGACCGAGCTGGAGTTCATCCGCCGAACGATGGAACAGGGCGGTACCGTCACCAACCTGCTCACACAACGGACTCCCAAGGACGGGGTGGCTTTTCCCGTTTCTCTGACCCAGGCTCCCGTCATGGATCCCGAGGGGCGAATGGTGGGTGCTTCCCTGGTGGTCCGTGACCATCGGGCGCAGAGCCGTATCGAAGAACAGATGCGGCACTCCGAGCGCCTGGCCGCCGTGAGCATCATGGCGGCAGGACTCGCTCACGAGATCAACAACCCGCTGGCCATCCTGCAGAACCGTATCGAGCTCATGCAGCGTGAGGCCGACCCCGAGTCCGGTTTCGCCCGGGACCTGGAGGTGCTGAGCGCCCATGTGGGTCGGCTCCGCGGCATCACCAGTGACCTGTTGGCGTTCGCCCGCGAGGAGTCCTCCGGCACGGATCAGGTCCACATCGACGCCGTTGCCCAGCGCCTGGTGGACCTGTTGGAGCGAACCTTCGTAACACAGGGAATCCACCTGGTCTCGGACATCGGTCCGGTGCCGCCGGTGGTGGGGGATGAACGTGCCATCGAGGCGGTGTTGGTCAACCTGCTGACCAACGCGGCGCAGGCCACGCCGGACGGAGGGCTGGTGCGCCTCCGCATGGGTCACGACGCGGAGCGGGGCCATGTCTGGGTATGGGTGGAAGACTCGGGGCCCGGGATCCCCCACGAACTGCGGGACCGCATCTTTGAGCCCTTCTTCACCACGAAAGGCGGTACGGGGTTGGGACTGACGTTGTGTAGGACCATCGTGGAGCGACATGGAGGCGTGCTGCGTGTCGATCCAGGATTCGATGAAGGGACACGGTTCGTGCTGGAGCTGCCGGTTCGGGGGGGTGCCACGTGA
- a CDS encoding sigma-54 dependent transcriptional regulator yields the protein MKGSRILILDDEPEMLENLSRLLAADGFVCHTLTGAGALEGELEEFKPAIVISDLKMPGADGMAVLERARAVDDTLPVILITGHATVSSAVAAIQKGAFDYLAKPFSADQLSVAVGRALKYRGLLLENESLRARAGLDAANRIVGASPHMKRIFEQLERVAPTDASVLITGESGTGKELLARAIHDASARKSGPFVPVDCASLPEGLLESELYGHEKGAFTGAVGRREGLIVSANGGTLFLDEIGEMPLTLQAKLLRVLEERQVRSVGSSRYQPIDVRMVAATNVDLADEVANGSFRGDLYYRLNVVHFSLPALRERPGDALLLIDRFVERFAREGGRRVPKMSKAALRTLEAYAWPGNVRQLRNAMERAVILDVDGEIGLDDLPPEIVGHPTGSLSADDAPLASLPYADARERALRQFRGAYIDALLREHGGNVSSAARAAGVSRRSLHRWIAEGDAADLEEEGEGS from the coding sequence GTGAAGGGCTCACGCATCCTCATTCTCGACGACGAGCCCGAGATGCTGGAGAACCTCAGCCGGCTGTTGGCCGCCGATGGGTTCGTCTGCCACACGCTCACGGGGGCGGGGGCGCTCGAGGGTGAGCTCGAAGAGTTCAAACCTGCCATCGTCATTTCCGACCTCAAGATGCCGGGCGCGGACGGAATGGCCGTCCTCGAGCGGGCTCGCGCGGTCGACGACACGCTGCCCGTGATCCTGATCACGGGCCACGCCACGGTGAGCTCCGCGGTGGCGGCGATCCAGAAGGGGGCCTTCGACTACCTGGCCAAGCCGTTCAGCGCGGATCAGTTGTCGGTTGCGGTCGGCCGAGCGCTCAAGTATCGCGGGCTGCTGCTGGAGAACGAGTCGCTACGGGCCCGGGCCGGGCTGGATGCCGCCAACCGGATCGTGGGCGCCAGTCCGCACATGAAGCGGATCTTCGAGCAGCTCGAGCGAGTGGCGCCCACGGACGCCAGCGTCCTGATCACGGGCGAGAGCGGTACTGGAAAGGAGCTGCTGGCGCGCGCGATCCACGACGCCAGTGCCCGCAAGAGCGGCCCCTTCGTCCCCGTCGACTGTGCTTCGCTGCCGGAAGGGCTCCTGGAGTCGGAGTTGTACGGGCATGAGAAGGGAGCCTTCACGGGAGCGGTGGGTCGGCGCGAGGGGCTGATCGTCTCCGCCAATGGCGGAACATTGTTCCTGGACGAGATCGGCGAGATGCCCCTGACGCTACAAGCCAAGCTCCTGCGCGTCCTGGAAGAGCGGCAGGTGCGCAGCGTAGGCTCTTCGCGCTATCAGCCCATCGATGTGCGCATGGTGGCGGCCACCAACGTGGACCTGGCGGATGAAGTGGCCAACGGGAGCTTTCGGGGAGACCTCTACTATCGGCTCAACGTGGTGCACTTCAGCCTGCCCGCGCTTCGGGAACGACCGGGAGATGCGCTTCTCCTCATCGATCGCTTCGTGGAGCGCTTTGCACGGGAAGGCGGCCGACGCGTTCCCAAAATGTCAAAAGCTGCGCTCCGCACCCTGGAAGCGTATGCCTGGCCCGGCAACGTCCGACAGCTGCGCAACGCCATGGAGCGCGCCGTGATTCTGGACGTGGATGGGGAGATCGGCCTGGACGACCTGCCGCCTGAGATCGTCGGCCATCCCACGGGTTCGCTGAGCGCGGACGACGCGCCGCTGGCATCGCTTCCCTACGCCGATGCACGCGAGCGCGCTCTACGTCAGTTTCGCGGTGCCTACATCGATGCACTGCTACGGGAGCACGGCGGCAACGTGTCCAGCGCCGCCCGCGCTGCGGGGGTGAGCCGCCGCTCGCTACATCGCTGGATCGCCGAGGGCGATGCGGCGGATCTGGAAGAGGAAGGGGAAGGCTCTTGA
- a CDS encoding glycosyltransferase codes for MGAFGPHRARAGEAGARTRERRTRVLTFCHDSFGLGHLRRTTTLARSFVEADLGASVLCVTGSPRPDLFELPHGIDFVRLPGVTKGDQGEYVPRRLSVSTPEVVSLRAAMIKAVAHEFRPDVIVVDHSPIGIGGELLPMLEEQRRVGNALIVLGMRDIVDEPLRARRELAREHTRQALETLYDRIIVYGHPHVCDVALEYGLGARVGHKLRYVGVACATDPESRPAEPTAPAPAATGGLLVTVGGGEDGHPTLQAVVDWLECDQESAQAATLVTGPMMGAAERDGLARRAERVGARVLESTSDLPALLEASDTVIGMGGYNTVYESLAMRKRVVVIPRVYPRREQWERARRLKELNLLDYVDPAELSRPRTIASAVERARARTPIDPADVGIRFDGARVAAESLLSEAHARALPLAS; via the coding sequence GTGGGTGCCTTCGGGCCCCACCGGGCCCGCGCCGGGGAGGCAGGAGCCAGGACACGGGAGCGGCGTACGCGAGTCCTCACGTTCTGCCACGATTCGTTCGGTCTGGGCCATCTCCGCCGCACCACGACCCTGGCACGTTCCTTCGTCGAAGCCGACCTGGGGGCCAGCGTCCTGTGCGTGACCGGCTCACCCCGCCCTGATCTGTTCGAGCTCCCCCACGGGATCGATTTCGTTCGCCTGCCGGGCGTCACCAAGGGGGATCAGGGCGAGTATGTGCCCCGCCGTCTCTCCGTGTCGACGCCCGAAGTGGTTTCGCTGCGCGCCGCCATGATCAAGGCGGTGGCACACGAGTTCCGCCCCGACGTCATCGTGGTGGACCATTCACCGATCGGGATCGGCGGTGAGCTGCTCCCGATGCTGGAAGAGCAGCGGAGGGTCGGAAACGCGCTGATCGTCCTGGGCATGCGGGACATCGTCGACGAGCCCTTGCGGGCCCGGCGCGAGTTGGCGCGTGAGCACACCCGCCAGGCGCTGGAGACACTCTACGACCGCATCATCGTCTACGGCCATCCGCATGTGTGCGACGTGGCCCTCGAGTATGGGCTGGGGGCTCGCGTCGGGCACAAGCTTCGTTACGTGGGAGTGGCCTGCGCCACGGACCCGGAGTCCCGTCCCGCCGAGCCGACCGCACCAGCGCCCGCTGCTACCGGCGGACTGCTCGTGACGGTGGGGGGTGGGGAGGACGGGCATCCCACCCTGCAGGCCGTGGTCGACTGGCTCGAGTGTGATCAGGAGTCGGCCCAGGCTGCCACGCTCGTGACCGGACCGATGATGGGTGCGGCCGAACGCGATGGATTGGCGCGGCGCGCGGAGCGGGTGGGTGCCCGCGTACTCGAGAGCACGTCGGACCTGCCCGCGTTGCTGGAAGCGTCCGACACGGTGATCGGAATGGGCGGCTACAACACCGTGTACGAGAGCCTGGCCATGCGCAAGCGTGTCGTGGTCATTCCTCGGGTCTATCCACGGCGGGAGCAGTGGGAGCGGGCGCGCCGGCTGAAAGAGCTCAACCTCCTCGACTACGTCGATCCGGCGGAGCTCTCTCGTCCTCGGACCATCGCGTCCGCGGTGGAGCGGGCTCGCGCCCGCACGCCGATCGACCCCGCGGACGTCGGCATCCGTTTTGACGGTGCGCGCGTGGCTGCGGAGTCCCTTCTCTCGGAGGCACACGCTCGCGCGTTGCCTCTGGCATCCTGA
- a CDS encoding glycosyltransferase family 4 protein yields MRIGYVLKYFPKLSETFVLHEMVALEAAGADVEVFALEASGGAPLAPALGRLAAPVHYLGQMSDGALLSGLRARPDEVRRAVGLHLPRLLAELEGDKTGLTRLRQVVELALHVRMRGIEHLHAHFAGPAADLARLVARLTGVPYSFTCHAKDIYHESVTPAFFRALCAEAKAVVTVCEANRLHIQHHLVPDLNGKLHVLYNGVDLDVFHPRDQKAEGAVPLIVGVGRLVAKKGFAYLVDAVARLERSGRSVECVIAGEGRERADLEQRIAALGVRGIRLIGAARHDEVRALLGRATAVALPCVVDDDGNRDALPTVLLEAMAAGVPVVSTPVTGVAEIIDDGVTGLLVPERDAPALAEALGRLLDDPQWAERLGRAGRARAEERFDLHKNAETLLDLLQADSLQEAVA; encoded by the coding sequence GTGAGAATCGGGTACGTCCTCAAGTACTTCCCGAAGCTGTCCGAGACGTTCGTGCTGCACGAGATGGTGGCTCTGGAAGCCGCTGGCGCAGACGTCGAGGTATTCGCGCTCGAGGCCTCGGGTGGGGCCCCCTTGGCACCTGCGTTGGGGCGCCTGGCCGCACCGGTCCACTATCTGGGTCAGATGTCCGACGGTGCGTTGTTGTCGGGCCTCCGAGCCCGCCCGGACGAGGTGCGTCGCGCGGTCGGCTTGCACCTCCCGCGCTTGCTCGCCGAGTTGGAGGGCGACAAGACAGGGCTGACTCGACTGCGTCAGGTCGTGGAGCTGGCCCTGCACGTACGGATGCGGGGGATCGAGCACCTCCACGCGCATTTCGCGGGACCAGCGGCGGATCTGGCCCGACTGGTCGCTCGGCTGACGGGAGTTCCCTACAGCTTCACGTGTCACGCAAAAGACATCTACCACGAAAGCGTGACTCCGGCCTTCTTCCGGGCCCTGTGTGCCGAGGCCAAGGCGGTCGTGACGGTGTGCGAGGCCAATCGCCTCCATATCCAGCACCATCTGGTGCCCGACTTGAACGGAAAGCTCCACGTGCTCTACAACGGCGTGGATCTGGATGTCTTCCATCCACGGGATCAGAAAGCCGAGGGGGCGGTGCCCCTGATCGTCGGGGTGGGCCGATTGGTCGCCAAGAAGGGGTTCGCCTACCTCGTCGATGCCGTGGCGCGCCTCGAGCGGAGCGGACGGTCCGTGGAGTGCGTCATCGCCGGCGAAGGTCGTGAGCGTGCCGATCTCGAACAGCGGATCGCCGCTCTTGGCGTTCGCGGGATCCGCCTGATCGGAGCCGCACGCCACGACGAGGTCCGAGCGCTCCTGGGGCGTGCCACGGCCGTGGCCCTGCCCTGTGTGGTCGATGACGATGGCAACCGGGACGCGCTGCCGACGGTGCTGTTGGAAGCAATGGCGGCGGGCGTGCCGGTGGTGAGCACTCCGGTGACGGGCGTCGCGGAGATCATCGACGACGGCGTCACCGGTCTGCTGGTTCCCGAACGCGACGCACCGGCGCTCGCGGAAGCGCTGGGCCGCCTGCTGGACGATCCGCAGTGGGCCGAGCGTCTGGGCCGGGCGGGCCGGGCCCGTGCCGAAGAGCGCTTCGATCTGCACAAGAACGCCGAGACCCTGCTCGACCTGCTCCAGGCCGACTCGCTGCAGGAGGCCGTGGCATGA
- a CDS encoding glycosyltransferase family 4 protein, whose product MRPLRLGYLCADPGIPPDGTKGASVHFREFGRALVRNGVELQAVTRRGPGGPWGEFPLRVAQIGERAADSLVRELDDLTDQQPVVEALDASGPIDAIYERYTLFGLAGLRHARSRGVPHFLEVNAPLWEEARTYRSLSLSGTAHAIARELFRRASRVLVVSEGLRDRVIAEGADPDRVVVFPNGVAPSFLNDGAPAPRPEVLQGRPVLTFVGSLKPWHGIEMLLDAFVAMPERLGLGLWVIGDGPEAARVDRLAARHPDRVVRTPAVAHEDVPAVLRASDITVAPYTAASPSYFCPLKVIEAFAVGVPLLASAVPAVERLDLEGIHLDTFQPGSLSSFRAALEAVLADLPAAQGRAHANREVARRRYTWDQRALELKAMLKQSVRAPRRAGAA is encoded by the coding sequence ATGAGACCCCTTCGCCTGGGATACCTGTGTGCAGATCCGGGCATTCCGCCGGACGGGACCAAAGGTGCCTCGGTGCACTTTCGTGAGTTCGGGCGTGCGTTGGTCCGGAACGGGGTCGAGTTGCAGGCGGTGACCCGGCGTGGTCCCGGGGGACCCTGGGGCGAGTTTCCGTTGCGGGTCGCCCAGATCGGAGAGCGTGCGGCGGACTCCCTGGTCCGCGAGCTGGACGACCTCACGGATCAGCAGCCCGTGGTGGAGGCGCTCGATGCCAGTGGGCCCATCGACGCGATCTATGAGCGCTATACGTTGTTCGGGCTGGCGGGGCTCCGACATGCGCGCTCACGAGGCGTCCCGCACTTCCTCGAGGTGAACGCCCCCTTGTGGGAAGAGGCACGGACCTATCGCTCGCTGTCCCTGTCCGGGACGGCGCATGCCATCGCGCGCGAGTTGTTCCGCCGGGCCAGCCGCGTACTGGTCGTCTCCGAGGGTCTGCGTGACCGCGTGATCGCCGAAGGCGCGGACCCGGATCGGGTGGTCGTGTTTCCCAACGGCGTGGCGCCTTCGTTCCTGAACGACGGCGCTCCCGCACCGCGTCCCGAGGTTCTGCAGGGTCGTCCCGTGCTCACCTTCGTGGGATCGCTGAAGCCCTGGCACGGGATCGAGATGCTGCTGGACGCGTTCGTTGCGATGCCGGAGCGGCTCGGGTTGGGGTTGTGGGTGATCGGGGACGGCCCCGAGGCGGCGCGTGTGGATCGCCTGGCCGCTCGGCATCCGGACCGCGTTGTGCGCACGCCCGCCGTGGCTCACGAGGATGTGCCGGCGGTGCTGCGCGCCTCGGACATCACCGTGGCGCCCTACACGGCGGCCAGCCCGTCCTACTTCTGTCCTCTGAAGGTGATCGAGGCCTTCGCCGTGGGCGTGCCATTGCTCGCCAGTGCGGTGCCGGCCGTCGAGCGCCTCGACCTGGAGGGCATCCATCTCGACACGTTCCAACCTGGGTCGCTCTCCAGCTTCCGGGCCGCGCTGGAGGCGGTGCTGGCGGACCTGCCCGCGGCGCAGGGCCGGGCGCACGCCAACCGCGAGGTCGCGCGACGACGCTACACCTGGGATCAGCGAGCCCTCGAGCTGAAGGCGATGCTCAAGCAGAGCGTGCGGGCGCCGCGTCGGGCAGGAGCGGCCTGA
- a CDS encoding ABC transporter ATP-binding protein produces the protein MARQRLRHRIVGTLGPFRTLAPYSKPYRSTFVSAGLLTVVVIASELLKPWPIKLVLDQVILERPWALLPAALSGADGRALLLWISCALLLVVAVLGGLAEYARTVQIAQAGNRIVAQLRSDLHDRLIRMSLSFHARYPRGDLLVRLTGDAAMLKMLLLEGVVLFAQELLLVVGIVLVAFSLNATLTMVAVVTMPVVTAIVFYYGRRIRTAARKQRRKEGQIAVNAAESLLAVPEIQAYGLEDRAGAFFGKHANKSEKAAVAATRLEGQMGRAADVAIALGTGVVLWVGARQVLAGRLSPGEMLVFVSYVRALFKPLRRVTSLAAKMVKSAAGAERLLEILDTEPDLRDPSPAPEPTRLRGDLRFSRVSYAYTDDAPDVLDEVDLHIRPGEVVALLGTNGAGKSTLVSLIPRLRDVRTGQVLVDGQDVRSLCIADLRSQVAMVFQKTVLFDGTIEENVRMGGPATTDEAVQRALRLSGLKEVVGHLPRGVQTRVGEVGDALSGGQRQRVALARALLRDAAVVVFDEPTSALDPAGVQRLIEDVLPALRGRTVLLVTHDRRLALAADRAVALQRGRVGFDGAPLAALEWLAAQESDHTPDFAELEA, from the coding sequence ATGGCCCGTCAGCGCCTGCGGCACCGGATCGTGGGGACGCTGGGGCCCTTCCGGACGCTGGCGCCCTACTCCAAGCCCTACCGCAGCACGTTCGTATCTGCGGGTCTGCTCACAGTCGTGGTGATCGCCAGTGAGCTGCTCAAGCCATGGCCGATCAAGCTGGTGCTGGATCAGGTCATCCTGGAGCGGCCCTGGGCGCTCCTGCCGGCCGCGTTGAGCGGCGCCGACGGACGGGCTCTCCTTCTCTGGATCAGTTGTGCGCTGCTCCTGGTCGTGGCCGTGCTGGGAGGCCTGGCGGAGTATGCCCGCACGGTCCAGATCGCACAGGCGGGGAATCGGATTGTCGCGCAGCTGCGGTCTGATCTTCACGATCGATTGATCCGCATGTCGCTTTCGTTCCATGCACGCTATCCGCGCGGGGACCTGTTGGTCCGGCTCACCGGGGATGCGGCCATGCTGAAGATGCTGCTGCTCGAAGGCGTGGTGCTCTTCGCGCAGGAGCTGCTGCTGGTGGTCGGGATCGTGCTGGTGGCGTTTTCGCTGAATGCCACGCTGACGATGGTCGCCGTGGTCACAATGCCGGTGGTCACCGCGATCGTGTTCTACTACGGCCGCCGGATCCGTACGGCAGCCCGCAAGCAGCGACGCAAGGAAGGTCAGATCGCGGTGAATGCCGCGGAGTCGCTGCTGGCAGTGCCGGAGATCCAGGCGTACGGGCTCGAGGATCGGGCCGGTGCCTTCTTCGGAAAACATGCCAACAAGAGCGAGAAGGCTGCGGTGGCGGCCACGAGGCTCGAGGGGCAGATGGGGAGGGCAGCCGATGTCGCGATCGCGCTGGGGACGGGTGTGGTGCTTTGGGTCGGGGCCCGGCAGGTGCTGGCTGGACGCCTGAGCCCCGGTGAGATGCTCGTGTTCGTATCGTACGTGCGCGCGCTGTTCAAGCCGTTGCGCCGCGTGACCTCGCTCGCCGCCAAGATGGTCAAGTCGGCGGCGGGAGCAGAGCGCCTCCTCGAGATTCTCGACACCGAGCCGGATCTGCGCGACCCGAGCCCCGCGCCCGAGCCGACGCGCCTGCGGGGCGATCTGCGCTTCTCGCGGGTGTCCTACGCCTACACGGATGACGCACCGGACGTGCTCGACGAAGTCGACCTTCACATTCGTCCCGGTGAGGTCGTGGCGCTGCTCGGCACCAACGGAGCCGGCAAGTCCACGCTGGTTTCGCTGATCCCACGGCTACGCGACGTGCGCACCGGACAGGTCCTCGTCGACGGACAGGACGTCAGGTCCCTCTGCATCGCCGATCTACGCAGCCAGGTCGCGATGGTGTTCCAGAAGACGGTGCTGTTCGATGGCACCATCGAGGAGAACGTCCGCATGGGCGGCCCAGCCACCACGGACGAAGCGGTCCAGCGGGCCCTGCGGCTTTCCGGCCTCAAGGAGGTCGTCGGTCACCTTCCCAGGGGTGTGCAGACTCGGGTGGGAGAGGTCGGCGACGCCCTCTCGGGTGGCCAGCGCCAACGCGTGGCCCTGGCTCGGGCGCTGCTCAGGGACGCCGCAGTGGTGGTCTTCGATGAACCCACCAGCGCCCTCGATCCTGCCGGGGTCCAGCGCCTCATCGAGGATGTCTTGCCGGCCTTGCGCGGGAGAACCGTGTTGCTCGTCACGCACGACCGGCGCCTGGCGTTGGCCGCCGATCGAGCGGTGGCCCTCCAGCGAGGCCGAGTGGGATTCGACGGCGCGCCGTTGGCCGCGCTGGAATGGTTGGCCGCGCAGGAGTCCGATCACACACCCGACTTCGCGGAGTTGGAGGCATGA
- a CDS encoding aminoglycoside phosphotransferase family protein yields the protein MSALPLPQTDDRPVLLPRAVEDSRSARLVAQRIRAHLLRPGYELVNLTPVYSRFKGDDGGLVTYRVELLGGPDAGTTFVSVRTGSGWRLESQAERFDDPVFAQRTGALEPFHLDARAGILLVSFPMDRGLRHLHRALRPKWIRRWLEPAGLLPGAEGAGLSSEASRVVVVSYRPERRAVLRLDPVFENSGSRGPSLFLRMHADPSGADRAVACEHALAAAGLDAPRPLGRPRPDLAVESGCSGVPVGSAAVTNLQLMRALGRLLARVHAIEPPAALEDLPIDTVPDQARRCAADLERVHPGLGAWALSCVECLGPAPGSSERVLLHGDLHLGQVLIDGARLTLVDWDRGCAGDPAYDLGTLAAHLYYAHGRRVDPAFQEVVHGYRDAGRHVDEEKLRWHHAQALLRLVNTPFRSLRPDWPERTEWILARLEEVVGC from the coding sequence ATGAGCGCGCTCCCCTTGCCCCAGACCGACGACCGGCCCGTCCTTCTTCCCAGGGCGGTCGAAGACTCCCGGAGCGCGCGGTTGGTGGCGCAGCGGATTCGTGCCCATCTGCTTCGTCCGGGCTACGAGCTGGTGAACCTGACTCCCGTCTACTCCCGCTTCAAAGGCGACGACGGGGGGCTGGTGACCTACCGAGTGGAGTTGCTTGGGGGACCGGACGCCGGCACGACGTTCGTCAGCGTGCGCACGGGATCTGGGTGGCGCCTGGAGTCGCAGGCGGAGCGGTTCGACGACCCTGTCTTCGCGCAGCGGACCGGAGCGCTCGAGCCGTTCCATCTGGACGCTCGTGCCGGCATTCTCCTTGTCAGCTTCCCCATGGACCGGGGGCTCCGACACCTGCACCGGGCCCTGCGACCGAAATGGATCCGACGCTGGCTGGAGCCCGCAGGCCTGCTGCCGGGCGCGGAAGGCGCCGGGCTTTCCAGCGAGGCCAGCCGCGTGGTGGTGGTCAGCTACAGACCCGAGCGACGCGCGGTCCTCCGCCTCGACCCCGTGTTCGAGAACAGCGGTTCTCGCGGGCCTTCGCTGTTCCTGCGCATGCACGCCGATCCCTCGGGAGCGGACCGTGCCGTTGCGTGCGAGCACGCGCTTGCCGCTGCCGGGCTGGACGCGCCGCGCCCCCTCGGGCGCCCCCGTCCTGATCTGGCAGTCGAGTCTGGGTGCAGCGGTGTGCCGGTGGGGTCCGCCGCGGTCACCAACCTGCAGCTGATGCGGGCACTGGGTCGCTTGTTGGCCCGCGTGCATGCGATCGAACCGCCCGCTGCGCTGGAGGACCTCCCGATCGACACGGTACCCGACCAAGCGCGCCGCTGTGCGGCAGACCTCGAGCGTGTGCATCCAGGCCTGGGCGCCTGGGCACTCAGTTGTGTCGAGTGCCTGGGTCCTGCGCCCGGATCGTCCGAGCGCGTGCTGCTGCATGGCGACCTCCACCTCGGCCAGGTTCTCATCGACGGCGCACGACTGACCCTGGTCGACTGGGATCGTGGGTGCGCTGGAGATCCGGCCTACGATCTCGGGACGCTTGCTGCCCACCTGTACTACGCGCACGGACGGAGAGTCGACCCGGCGTTTCAGGAGGTCGTGCACGGCTATCGCGACGCGGGTCGCCACGTCGACGAGGAGAAGTTGCGTTGGCACCATGCTCAGGCGTTGCTGCGCCTGGTGAACACCCCCTTCCGAAGCCTGCGCCCCGATTGGCCGGAGCGCACAGAGTGGATTCTCGCACGCCTGGAGGAGGTTGTCGGGTGTTGA